One segment of Gadus chalcogrammus isolate NIFS_2021 chromosome 8, NIFS_Gcha_1.0, whole genome shotgun sequence DNA contains the following:
- the LOC130386904 gene encoding zinc finger protein 862-like, whose translation MPHRLELAMLSVQRDNAMIGQVYDMLNMVWKTYHFSPKSMRELKALGEDLGVNVLVPSGVRGTRWLPHVSRALETLLRPGKDNHGQFTAVYCHMDHLAGSSANADIAGRARKIKKTMGDGTFVAFCHFLADVFSGLTKFSLLQKNEIILPQAVCGLQNLLATTEVMEARPKPGGRLSQLQDALRQQKRQQEEQGEIPNYKFQTVTLKGDFSNLAEAEASRKRAPKLQNAIEATVRSTVKHLKARFCSLLGK comes from the exons ATGCCTCACAG ATTGGAACTGGCCATGTTGTCTGTCCAGCGGGACAATGCCATGATTGGTCAGGTATATGACATGCTTAACATGGTTTGGAAGACCTATCACTTCAGTCCCAAATCGATGAGGGAGCTCAAGGCCCTTGGAGAAGACCTTGGGGTGAATGTGCTCGTCCCCAGTGGGGTTAGAGGGACGCGATGGCTTCCTCATGTCTCCAGGGCCCTGGAGACCCTCCTCAGACCTGGGAAGGACAACCATGGGCAGTTCACTGCAGTTTACTGCCATATGGACCACTTGGCAGGGTCTTCTGCCAATGCAGATATTGCAGGGCGAGCCAGAAAG ATCAAGAAAACTATGGGGGATGGCACATTTGTTGCATTCTGCCACTTCCTTGCTGATGTGTTTTCTGGGCTCACAAAGTTCAGTCTCCTCcagaaaaatgaaataatacTTCCTCAA GCAGTTTGTGGGCTTCAAAATCTTCTGGCGACCACAGAGGTCATGGAAGCAAGGCCCAAACCAGGGGGCAGACTGTCACAGCTCCAGGACGCACTTCGGCAACAGAAGAGACAACAAGAAGAACAGGGGGAAATCCCAAATTACAAGTTTCAG ACAGTCACACTCAAAGGTGACTTTTCAAATCTGGCAGAAGCTGAGGCTTCGCGCAAGAGGGCCCCTAAACTTCAAAATGCGATAGAGGCAACAGTAAGGTCCACAGTGAAGCATCTGAAGGCCAGATTCTGTAGCCTCCTAGGCAAGTGA
- the tmem70 gene encoding transmembrane protein 70, mitochondrial isoform X1, whose translation MLYLTLLRGLQRCVGPQSLRNVKCKAQFSVEPGCMSSGLSSPHQRTDTSFLRRSFHSGNVKVFRQTQCKPLLPLCLSSKSLCTSASDYSETGRLVYTGSLGRAIIGVKMFSYTSSGTSLCLMPHVLFKTGLATQSLAVQASFIAIISLFTFVTPVLLHLLTKGYVIRLYHNADQDTYTAVTCNIFLMEKRTVFKQGEVSIPAVAKMFTSFYAGRRSMLVNPDLFQLPSDYNHLMGYDQPFTFSEEDLERHDKG comes from the exons ATGCTTTATTTAACCCTACTTCGAGGATTGCAGCGGTGTGTTGGCCCGCAATCTCTAAGAAATGTCAAATGTAAAGCTCAGTTTTCGGTAGAACCAGGCTGTATGAGCAGCGGGCTGTCGAGCCCTCACCAGAGGACGGATACCTCGTTTCTGAGGAGGTCGTTCCACTCCGGGAATGTCAAGGTATTTAGACAA ACGCAGTGCAAACCCCTTCTAcccctgtgtctctcctcaAAAAGTCTCTGCACCTCTGCGTCGGACTACTCTGAGACAGGGAGACTTGTTTACACAGGGAGCCTTGGTAGAGCTATAATTG GAGTGAAGATGTTCTCCTACACCAGCAGTGGCACCAGTCTGTGTCTAATGCCACACGTCCTCTTCAAGACCGGGCTGGCCACACAGAGTTTGGCTGTGCAGGCGTCCTTCATCGCGATCATCAGCCTCTTCACGTTCGTCacccccgtcctcctccacctgctcaccAAGGGCTACGTTATCCGACTGTACCACAACGCCGATCAGGACACCTACACGGCCGTCACCTGCAACATCTTCCTGATGGAGAAGAGGACCGTGTTTAAACAGGGGGAGGTCAGCATTCCAGCCGTCGCAAAGATGTTCACCTCGTTCTACGCTGGCCGGAGGAGCATGCTGGTGAACCCCGACCTCTTCCAGCTCCCCAGTGACTACAATCATCTGATGGGTTATGACCAGCCATTCACATTCAGTGAGGAGGACTTGGAGAGGCATGACAAAGGCTGA
- the tmem70 gene encoding transmembrane protein 70, mitochondrial isoform X2 has product MLYLTLLRGLQRCVGPQSLRNVKCKAQFSVEPGCMSSGLSSPHQRTDTSFLRRSFHSGNVKTQCKPLLPLCLSSKSLCTSASDYSETGRLVYTGSLGRAIIGVKMFSYTSSGTSLCLMPHVLFKTGLATQSLAVQASFIAIISLFTFVTPVLLHLLTKGYVIRLYHNADQDTYTAVTCNIFLMEKRTVFKQGEVSIPAVAKMFTSFYAGRRSMLVNPDLFQLPSDYNHLMGYDQPFTFSEEDLERHDKG; this is encoded by the exons ATGCTTTATTTAACCCTACTTCGAGGATTGCAGCGGTGTGTTGGCCCGCAATCTCTAAGAAATGTCAAATGTAAAGCTCAGTTTTCGGTAGAACCAGGCTGTATGAGCAGCGGGCTGTCGAGCCCTCACCAGAGGACGGATACCTCGTTTCTGAGGAGGTCGTTCCACTCCGGGAATGTCAAG ACGCAGTGCAAACCCCTTCTAcccctgtgtctctcctcaAAAAGTCTCTGCACCTCTGCGTCGGACTACTCTGAGACAGGGAGACTTGTTTACACAGGGAGCCTTGGTAGAGCTATAATTG GAGTGAAGATGTTCTCCTACACCAGCAGTGGCACCAGTCTGTGTCTAATGCCACACGTCCTCTTCAAGACCGGGCTGGCCACACAGAGTTTGGCTGTGCAGGCGTCCTTCATCGCGATCATCAGCCTCTTCACGTTCGTCacccccgtcctcctccacctgctcaccAAGGGCTACGTTATCCGACTGTACCACAACGCCGATCAGGACACCTACACGGCCGTCACCTGCAACATCTTCCTGATGGAGAAGAGGACCGTGTTTAAACAGGGGGAGGTCAGCATTCCAGCCGTCGCAAAGATGTTCACCTCGTTCTACGCTGGCCGGAGGAGCATGCTGGTGAACCCCGACCTCTTCCAGCTCCCCAGTGACTACAATCATCTGATGGGTTATGACCAGCCATTCACATTCAGTGAGGAGGACTTGGAGAGGCATGACAAAGGCTGA